One Azospirillum sp. TSA2s genomic region harbors:
- a CDS encoding PhoH family protein, producing MAKRSSKGIAAAGDSTVHPLFPGMNAPAAFGWDPLGGSEDRRDQSYLRKVKPQNPNQKLLMDAIKTHNLVVALGPAGTGKTYIAISSAVEALESGSVDRIVLSRPAIEAGESIGYLPGDMHEKMAPFLRPLYDALTDRLGSKRLRTMMADGTIEIAPVGFMRGRTLNNAFVVIDEAQNCTYAQIKMLLTRLGWHSTMVLTGDPDQTDLLDNLSGLADIARRLEAVEGIAVARLTEKDIVRHPLVASMLTVL from the coding sequence ATGGCCAAGCGTTCGAGCAAAGGCATCGCCGCGGCGGGCGACTCCACCGTCCACCCGCTTTTCCCCGGTATGAACGCCCCCGCCGCTTTCGGCTGGGATCCGCTCGGTGGGAGCGAGGATCGCCGGGACCAGAGCTATCTCCGCAAGGTGAAACCGCAGAACCCCAACCAGAAGCTTCTGATGGATGCCATCAAGACTCACAATCTGGTGGTGGCGCTTGGGCCGGCCGGCACCGGCAAGACCTACATCGCCATCTCGTCGGCGGTGGAGGCGCTGGAATCGGGCAGCGTCGACCGCATCGTCCTGTCCCGCCCGGCCATTGAGGCGGGCGAGAGCATCGGTTACCTGCCCGGCGACATGCATGAGAAAATGGCGCCCTTCCTGCGCCCGCTCTACGACGCGCTGACCGACCGGCTGGGATCCAAGCGGCTGCGCACGATGATGGCCGACGGCACCATCGAGATCGCCCCGGTCGGCTTCATGCGCGGCCGCACCCTGAACAACGCCTTCGTGGTGATCGACGAAGCGCAGAACTGCACCTATGCCCAGATCAAGATGCTGCTGACCCGGCTGGGCTGGCATTCCACCATGGTGCTGACCGGCGATCCCGACCAGACCGACCTGCTGGACAACCTGTCGGGCTTGGCCGACATCGCCCGCCGGCTGGAGGCGGTGGAGGGAATCGCCGTCGCCCGTCTGACGGAGAAGGACATCGTCCGCCACCCGCTGGTCGCCAGCATGCTGACGGTGCTTTGA
- a CDS encoding bacteriohemerythrin, with the protein MTVALFERISIKGKIALILAAACLGLILVAVVSLIGLRAEMMADRQDKTRNVVEVAHSLISHFEAQERAGTLPRAEAQDKAKTALKALRHDGDEYFFITDLAPRMIMHPIKPELDGTDVSRNADPNGKLLFQEFVRVVKADGAGFVDYLWPKPGSAQPVAKLSYVKGFAPWGWLIGSGIYIDDVDVAFRQAALRLAGTGLLIALAAVLLALLVSRAIVRPLDGLGRVMQDLAGGNSAVAVPGLDRGDEIGAMARTVEIFRVQQIDLAGHWERQKIEHRVTEQRAQALKRLTDRFDATIAETIRTVGSAVGTLETTARALSATADRNRREATSVASASQQASSSVQTVASAAEQLTGSIAVIGEQVVTSSAISTQAVEASQKAGERIDGLGQAAQKIGEVADLIAGIAGQTNLLALNATIEAARAGEMGKGFAVVAGEVKTLANQTAKATEEIARHIADVQEATRAAVAAIREIGTIVARSDEIGTSIATAVQQQGAATGEIARSAGEAAEGTRQVSTSIDAVSGAALETERSADALLEAAGGLSRQAQGLRGMVDAFLVNVGAINSAPLTALHDAPSEGSELFMPWTDGLAVGEEVIDTDHMILIALMNEAAALAQQAKAGPKGREGGNRRALGEAVGRLLAYTALHFEQEERLMDQCGYPDITAHKAQHEALRTRAGELRRRLDAGDSVADELLALLREWLFEHIQRADKRIGEHLAATGRNMEAKAA; encoded by the coding sequence GTGACCGTTGCCTTGTTCGAACGCATCAGCATCAAGGGCAAGATCGCACTGATCCTGGCCGCGGCCTGCCTTGGGCTGATCCTGGTGGCCGTGGTCAGCCTGATCGGCCTGCGCGCGGAGATGATGGCCGACCGCCAGGACAAGACCCGCAACGTCGTCGAGGTCGCCCACAGCCTGATCTCCCATTTCGAGGCGCAGGAGCGCGCCGGCACCCTCCCCCGCGCCGAGGCGCAGGACAAGGCCAAGACCGCGCTGAAGGCCCTGCGCCACGATGGCGACGAGTATTTCTTCATCACCGACCTCGCCCCGCGCATGATCATGCATCCGATCAAGCCGGAGCTGGATGGCACCGACGTGTCGCGCAACGCCGATCCCAACGGCAAGCTGCTGTTCCAGGAGTTCGTCCGGGTGGTGAAGGCCGACGGCGCCGGCTTCGTCGACTATCTCTGGCCCAAGCCGGGATCGGCGCAGCCGGTGGCGAAGCTGTCCTACGTGAAGGGCTTCGCCCCCTGGGGCTGGCTGATCGGGTCCGGCATCTACATCGACGACGTCGACGTCGCCTTCCGTCAGGCCGCGCTGCGGCTGGCCGGCACCGGGCTGCTGATTGCGCTTGCCGCCGTGCTGCTCGCCCTGCTGGTCAGCCGGGCCATCGTCCGGCCGCTGGACGGGCTGGGCCGCGTCATGCAGGATCTGGCCGGCGGCAACAGCGCGGTCGCCGTGCCCGGCCTGGACCGCGGCGACGAGATCGGCGCCATGGCCCGCACGGTCGAAATCTTCCGCGTCCAGCAGATCGACCTCGCCGGCCATTGGGAGCGGCAGAAGATCGAGCATCGCGTGACCGAACAGCGCGCCCAGGCGCTGAAACGGCTGACCGACCGCTTCGACGCCACCATCGCCGAGACGATCCGCACCGTCGGCAGCGCCGTCGGCACCTTGGAGACCACCGCCCGCGCCCTGTCCGCCACCGCCGACCGCAACCGGCGCGAGGCGACCTCCGTCGCCAGTGCCTCGCAGCAGGCCTCCAGCAGCGTGCAGACCGTCGCTTCGGCGGCGGAGCAGCTGACCGGCTCCATCGCCGTGATCGGCGAGCAGGTGGTGACCTCCTCGGCCATCTCCACCCAGGCGGTGGAGGCGTCGCAGAAGGCGGGCGAGCGGATCGACGGGCTGGGCCAGGCCGCCCAGAAGATCGGCGAGGTGGCCGACCTGATCGCCGGCATCGCCGGGCAGACCAACCTGCTGGCCCTGAACGCCACCATCGAGGCGGCGCGCGCCGGCGAGATGGGCAAGGGCTTCGCCGTGGTCGCCGGCGAGGTGAAGACGCTGGCCAACCAGACCGCCAAGGCCACCGAGGAGATCGCCCGCCATATCGCCGACGTGCAGGAGGCGACACGTGCCGCCGTTGCCGCCATCCGCGAGATCGGCACCATCGTCGCCCGCAGCGACGAGATCGGCACCTCGATCGCCACCGCCGTCCAGCAGCAGGGTGCCGCCACCGGCGAGATCGCCCGCAGCGCCGGCGAGGCGGCGGAGGGCACGCGGCAGGTCTCCACCAGCATCGACGCGGTGTCCGGCGCCGCCCTGGAGACCGAACGGTCGGCCGACGCCCTGCTGGAAGCCGCCGGCGGTCTGTCGCGGCAGGCACAGGGGCTGCGTGGCATGGTCGATGCCTTCCTGGTCAATGTCGGGGCGATCAACTCCGCGCCGCTCACCGCCCTGCATGATGCGCCGTCGGAAGGGTCGGAGCTGTTCATGCCCTGGACCGACGGCCTTGCGGTGGGTGAGGAGGTGATCGACACCGACCACATGATTCTGATCGCCCTGATGAACGAGGCGGCCGCTCTCGCCCAGCAGGCCAAGGCCGGGCCGAAGGGACGGGAGGGCGGCAACCGCCGGGCATTGGGCGAGGCCGTCGGCCGGCTGCTGGCCTACACCGCCCTGCATTTCGAGCAGGAGGAGCGGCTGATGGACCAGTGCGGCTACCCCGACATCACCGCCCACAAGGCTCAGCACGAGGCTCTGCGCACCCGTGCCGGCGAATTGCGCCGCCGTCTGGACGCCGGCGACTCCGTAGCGGACGAACTGTTGGCACTGCTGCGCGAATGGCTGTTCGAGCATATCCAGCGCGCCGACAAGCGGATCGGCGAGCATCTGGCCGCAACGGGCCGCAACATGGAGGCGAAGGCGGCCTGA
- a CDS encoding PAS domain-containing protein, translating into MARRDVPLTGVERFFDPDEVIVSKTDLKGRITYANRVFQQVAGYEEADLMGAPHSIVRHPDMPRCVFKLLWDTLAAGKEIFAYVVNRARNGDHYWVFAHVTPSFDAEGRVIGYHSSRRVPERSALDKVIPLYRQLLDIENSHADRKKGMEAGFAAVLALLAEKGIGYDEFVFSL; encoded by the coding sequence ATGGCACGACGCGACGTCCCCCTGACGGGGGTGGAACGCTTCTTCGACCCGGATGAAGTCATCGTTTCCAAGACCGATCTGAAGGGGCGGATCACCTACGCGAATCGGGTGTTCCAGCAGGTCGCCGGCTATGAGGAGGCCGACCTGATGGGCGCCCCCCATTCCATCGTCCGCCATCCCGACATGCCGCGCTGCGTCTTCAAGCTGCTGTGGGACACGCTGGCGGCGGGGAAGGAAATCTTCGCCTATGTGGTCAACCGTGCCCGCAACGGCGACCATTACTGGGTCTTCGCCCATGTCACGCCCAGCTTCGACGCCGAAGGGCGGGTGATCGGCTATCACTCCTCCCGCCGGGTGCCGGAACGGTCGGCGCTGGACAAGGTGATCCCGCTCTACCGCCAGCTTCTGGACATCGAGAACAGCCATGCCGACCGCAAGAAGGGGATGGAGGCGGGCTTCGCCGCCGTCCTCGCCCTGCTGGCGGAGAAGGGGATCGGGTATGACGAATTCGTCTTCTCCCTCTAA
- a CDS encoding methyl-accepting chemotaxis protein → MTGDKTMSMAGTDLFELSRGVLDVASKKVSLIEDITRRTKMLAMNALIEAARAGDAGRGFAVVANEVSEISTQVNSITKELRSEIVARVDHLTTTGSAMVQEMHGKRLADLSLNMIEIIDRNLYERSCDVRWWATDSAVVDCAADPTEEARRHASRRLGVILESYTVYLDLWIADRNGTVIANGRPDRYPGARGANVSDEPWFRQALATRNGGEFTVGDVARNRSLDDRVVATYATAIRRDGEADGDAIGVLGIFFDWEPQAAAVVEGVRLEAGEREKSRCLLLDARHRVIASSDGRGLLTETVPLRRSATTMGHYIDDKNRLVGYSLTPGYETYKGLGWYGVIIQDR, encoded by the coding sequence ATGACGGGGGACAAGACGATGAGCATGGCGGGCACCGATCTTTTCGAGCTGTCGCGGGGCGTGCTGGATGTTGCGTCGAAGAAGGTGTCCTTGATCGAGGACATCACCCGGCGCACCAAGATGCTGGCCATGAACGCCCTGATCGAAGCGGCGCGGGCTGGCGACGCCGGGCGCGGCTTCGCCGTCGTCGCCAACGAGGTGTCGGAGATCTCGACCCAGGTCAACAGCATCACCAAGGAGCTGCGGTCGGAGATCGTCGCCCGCGTCGACCATCTGACCACCACCGGCAGCGCCATGGTGCAGGAGATGCACGGCAAGCGGCTGGCCGACCTGTCGCTCAACATGATCGAGATCATCGACCGCAACCTGTATGAGCGGTCCTGCGACGTGCGCTGGTGGGCAACCGACAGCGCGGTGGTCGATTGCGCCGCCGACCCGACGGAGGAGGCGCGCCGCCATGCCTCGCGCCGGCTGGGCGTGATCCTGGAATCCTACACCGTCTATCTCGACCTGTGGATCGCCGACCGCAACGGCACCGTCATCGCCAACGGACGGCCGGACCGCTATCCCGGCGCGCGCGGCGCCAACGTGTCGGACGAGCCGTGGTTCCGGCAGGCGCTGGCCACCCGCAACGGCGGCGAGTTCACCGTCGGCGACGTCGCCCGCAACCGCAGCCTGGACGACCGCGTCGTCGCCACATATGCCACCGCGATCCGGCGCGACGGCGAGGCGGACGGCGACGCCATCGGCGTGCTCGGCATCTTCTTCGACTGGGAGCCCCAGGCCGCCGCGGTGGTCGAGGGCGTGCGGCTGGAAGCCGGGGAACGGGAAAAGTCGCGCTGCCTGCTGCTCGACGCCCGCCACCGGGTGATCGCCTCGTCCGACGGCCGCGGCCTTCTGACCGAGACGGTGCCGCTGCGCCGCAGTGCCACCACCATGGGCCACTACATCGACGACAAGAACCGGCTGGTCGGCTACTCCCTGACCCCCGGTTACGAGACCTACAAGGGGCTCGGTTGGTACGGAGTCATCATTCAGGACCGGTGA
- the minC gene encoding septum site-determining protein MinC, which yields MSSASQVAERDAPFQLRGNSFTMMVLKVFAPTSPDFFTQLNVKVRQAPNFFRNAPVVLDFDDLPESIVFDLGAFVAQVQALQLLPVGFQGGPQPVREAAMTVGLTPMPSGRAAKLEEVVKAPDPRQQDQQTPIPAPQVLIEVVHRPTVVVTEPVRSGMRVYAEKTDLIVTSSVSPGAELLADGNIHVYGALRGRALAGFSGDSNARIFCHSLEAEVLSVAGNYRVSEDIGSDFYKKAVQVFLRDGVLSMDLLKTA from the coding sequence GTGAGCAGCGCCAGTCAGGTCGCCGAACGGGATGCGCCGTTCCAGTTGCGGGGCAACTCCTTCACCATGATGGTGCTGAAGGTTTTCGCCCCGACATCGCCGGATTTCTTCACCCAGCTGAACGTCAAGGTGCGGCAGGCACCCAACTTCTTCCGCAACGCGCCGGTCGTGCTGGATTTCGACGACCTGCCGGAGAGCATCGTCTTCGATCTTGGTGCCTTCGTGGCCCAGGTGCAGGCGCTGCAACTGCTGCCGGTCGGCTTTCAGGGCGGGCCGCAGCCGGTGCGCGAGGCGGCGATGACGGTCGGGCTGACGCCGATGCCGTCTGGCCGCGCCGCCAAGCTGGAAGAGGTGGTGAAGGCCCCCGACCCGCGGCAGCAGGATCAGCAGACCCCGATTCCAGCGCCGCAGGTGCTGATCGAGGTCGTTCATCGCCCGACCGTGGTGGTGACCGAGCCGGTGCGCTCCGGCATGCGGGTCTATGCCGAGAAGACCGACCTGATCGTCACCAGCTCCGTCTCTCCGGGGGCGGAGCTGCTGGCCGACGGAAACATCCATGTCTACGGCGCGCTGCGCGGCCGGGCGCTGGCCGGCTTCTCCGGCGACAGCAACGCCCGCATCTTCTGCCACAGCCTGGAGGCGGAGGTGCTATCGGTCGCAGGCAATTATCGTGTCAGCGAAGACATCGGCAGTGACTTTTACAAGAAAGCCGTGCAGGTTTTCCTGCGCGACGGCGTCCTCAGCATGGACCTGCTGAAGACCGCCTGA
- the minD gene encoding septum site-determining protein MinD yields MSKIIVMTSGKGGVGKTTSSAAFATGLALRGFKTVVIDFDVGLRNLDLVMGCERRVVFDFINVINGEAKLNQALIKDKRIENLYILPTSQTRDKDALTREGVEKVLNELSKEFDYILCDSPAGIERGALMSLYFADHAIIVTNPEVSSVRDSDRILGVLNSRSRRAEQGLEPVTQQLLLTRYDPERVERGEMLKVDDVLEILAIPLLGVIPESQAVLRASNVGMPVILDEVSNAGLAYSDAVGRFLGEDIEHRFVTPQKKGLFSRLLRRSA; encoded by the coding sequence TTGAGCAAGATCATCGTCATGACCTCCGGCAAGGGCGGTGTCGGCAAGACGACCTCGTCCGCGGCCTTTGCGACCGGGCTGGCGCTTCGCGGCTTCAAGACGGTCGTCATCGATTTCGACGTTGGCCTGCGCAACCTTGACCTGGTGATGGGTTGCGAGCGCCGGGTGGTCTTCGACTTCATCAACGTCATCAATGGCGAAGCGAAGCTGAACCAGGCGCTGATCAAGGACAAGCGGATCGAGAACCTGTACATCCTCCCGACCTCGCAGACGCGCGACAAGGACGCGCTGACCCGCGAGGGGGTGGAGAAGGTGCTGAACGAGCTGTCGAAGGAATTCGACTACATCCTGTGCGACAGCCCGGCCGGCATCGAGCGCGGCGCCCTGATGTCGCTCTATTTCGCCGACCACGCGATCATCGTCACCAACCCGGAAGTCTCGTCGGTGCGCGACAGCGACCGTATCCTGGGCGTGCTGAACTCGCGCTCGCGCCGGGCGGAGCAGGGGCTGGAGCCGGTGACGCAGCAGCTGCTGCTGACCCGCTATGACCCGGAGCGCGTCGAGCGGGGCGAGATGCTGAAGGTCGACGACGTGCTGGAGATCCTGGCGATCCCGCTGCTCGGCGTCATTCCGGAAAGCCAGGCGGTGCTGCGCGCCTCCAACGTCGGCATGCCGGTGATCCTGGACGAGGTCTCCAACGCCGGACTGGCCTATTCGGACGCGGTCGGCCGCTTCCTGGGCGAGGACATCGAGCACCGCTTCGTCACCCCCCAGAAGAAGGGCCTGTTCAGCCGGCTCCTGCGGAGGAGCGCATGA
- a CDS encoding AtpZ/AtpI family protein, translating into MNNKSPPDPLDDLEARLRKAREGQRGWSGGPGSKYHRPPQGALATAWRIGTELVAAMIVGVGGGLLLDRWLGTAPWGLIVMFFLGAAAGVLNVYRAVTGFGIAAGYRRPTGDDNERQDGDAH; encoded by the coding sequence ATGAACAACAAATCGCCCCCCGATCCCTTGGATGACCTCGAAGCCCGGTTGCGTAAGGCGCGTGAGGGACAACGCGGCTGGTCGGGCGGACCCGGTAGCAAATACCACCGTCCGCCGCAGGGCGCTCTCGCCACCGCCTGGCGTATCGGGACTGAACTGGTTGCGGCCATGATCGTCGGCGTCGGCGGTGGGCTTCTGCTCGATCGCTGGCTCGGCACCGCGCCCTGGGGACTGATCGTCATGTTCTTCCTGGGAGCCGCGGCGGGAGTCCTGAACGTCTACCGGGCCGTCACCGGCTTCGGCATCGCCGCCGGCTACCGCCGGCCCACTGGGGACGACAACGAGCGCCAAGACGGCGACGCACACTGA
- a CDS encoding F0F1 ATP synthase subunit A: MDPLHQFQINPLFQIVLGGYDVSFTNSAFFMVVAVAAIYALLVMGVANKSMVPGRLQSLAEMFYEFVANLVRDNAGHDARPYFPFVFSIFMFVLIGNMIGMIPYTFTFTSHIIVTFALAATVFVFVTILALMKHGLHFFSFFMPHGAPIALAPILIPIEVISYVMRPVSLSIRLFANMMAGHTMLKVFAGFTVMMISGMGALGFVTGLVPLAINVALTGFEFLVAFLQAYVFSILTCLYIRDALELH, encoded by the coding sequence TTGGATCCGCTGCACCAGTTCCAAATCAACCCGTTGTTCCAGATCGTGCTCGGCGGCTACGACGTGTCCTTCACGAACTCGGCCTTCTTCATGGTCGTGGCCGTGGCGGCGATCTACGCCCTGCTGGTCATGGGCGTGGCGAACAAGTCGATGGTTCCGGGCCGCCTGCAGTCGCTGGCCGAGATGTTCTACGAGTTCGTCGCGAACCTGGTGCGCGACAACGCCGGCCACGACGCCCGCCCCTATTTCCCGTTCGTGTTCTCGATCTTCATGTTCGTGCTGATCGGCAACATGATCGGCATGATCCCGTACACCTTCACCTTCACCAGCCACATCATCGTGACGTTTGCGCTGGCGGCGACGGTGTTCGTGTTCGTGACCATCCTGGCCCTGATGAAGCACGGCCTGCACTTCTTCTCCTTCTTCATGCCGCATGGCGCTCCGATCGCGCTCGCCCCGATCCTCATCCCGATCGAGGTGATCTCCTACGTGATGCGCCCCGTCAGCCTCTCGATCCGACTTTTCGCCAACATGATGGCGGGTCACACGATGCTGAAGGTCTTTGCCGGCTTCACGGTCATGATGATCAGCGGCATGGGCGCGCTGGGCTTCGTCACCGGCCTCGTCCCGCTGGCGATCAACGTCGCCCTGACCGGCTTCGAGTTCCTGGTGGCTTTCCTGCAAGCCTACGTCTTCTCGATCCTGACCTGCCTTTACATCCGCGACGCCCTGGAGCTGCACTAA
- a CDS encoding methyl-accepting chemotaxis protein: MASSLTRAGGLAMLGGVALAALLTVDLLGIGGIALRAGLAVAGLAAIGGALLFLRRACAVVDQLTRVNRAVSAGDFEARVIGIREGGALGELMHATNDAIDRTDAFVREATASMHAVSEHKYFRRIVLRGMQGGFLHASRTINAATESISQKVAGFAGVTQRFEGQIQSVCSEVADTAHQLEVSARTMETDATQATGKASSVAASAAQTGSNVGSVAAATEELSASIAEIARQIGEVAQVAENAAGEAERSNALVGNLSGAARTVGDVITLINDIASQTNLLALNATIEAARAGEAGKGFAVVAQEVKRLADQTAKATGDIAAQIAGIQSSTEEAVGAIVGIGRTIQSINQIASGISAGIEQQGSAVREIVVNMEQAAAGTRAVSDDIREVTDAAGRTSGTAHEVFAASERMAAEADRLTREVQRFLDEMHRVA, encoded by the coding sequence ATGGCGTCCTCGCTGACGCGGGCCGGCGGCTTGGCGATGCTGGGCGGGGTGGCGCTGGCGGCGTTGCTGACGGTCGACCTGCTGGGGATCGGCGGCATCGCCCTGCGCGCCGGGCTGGCCGTGGCCGGGTTGGCGGCGATCGGCGGGGCGCTGCTGTTCCTGCGCCGCGCCTGTGCGGTGGTGGACCAGCTGACCCGGGTGAACCGTGCGGTCTCCGCCGGCGATTTCGAGGCGCGGGTGATCGGCATCCGCGAGGGCGGGGCGCTGGGCGAGCTGATGCACGCCACCAACGACGCCATCGACCGCACCGACGCCTTCGTGCGCGAGGCGACCGCCTCCATGCATGCGGTGTCGGAGCACAAATATTTCCGACGGATCGTTTTGCGCGGCATGCAGGGCGGTTTCCTGCACGCCAGCCGCACCATCAATGCGGCGACGGAAAGCATTTCGCAGAAGGTGGCGGGCTTCGCCGGCGTGACCCAGCGCTTCGAAGGCCAGATCCAGAGCGTGTGCAGCGAGGTGGCCGACACCGCCCACCAGCTGGAGGTCTCCGCCCGCACCATGGAGACGGACGCGACCCAGGCCACCGGCAAGGCGTCGTCGGTCGCGGCCTCCGCCGCCCAAACCGGCAGCAATGTCGGCAGCGTCGCCGCCGCGACGGAGGAACTGTCCGCCTCCATCGCCGAGATCGCGCGCCAGATCGGCGAGGTCGCCCAGGTCGCCGAAAACGCGGCGGGCGAAGCCGAGCGCTCCAACGCGCTGGTCGGCAACCTGTCCGGCGCGGCGCGGACGGTGGGCGACGTCATCACCCTCATCAACGACATCGCCAGCCAGACCAATCTTCTGGCGCTGAACGCCACCATCGAGGCGGCCCGCGCCGGCGAGGCGGGGAAGGGGTTCGCCGTCGTGGCGCAGGAGGTGAAGCGGCTGGCCGATCAGACCGCCAAGGCTACCGGCGACATCGCCGCCCAGATCGCCGGGATCCAGTCCTCGACCGAGGAGGCGGTGGGCGCCATCGTCGGCATTGGCCGCACCATCCAGTCGATCAACCAGATCGCTTCCGGCATCAGCGCCGGGATCGAGCAGCAGGGCTCCGCCGTGCGCGAGATCGTCGTCAACATGGAACAGGCCGCCGCCGGCACCCGCGCGGTGTCCGACGACATCCGCGAGGTCACCGACGCCGCCGGCCGCACCAGCGGCACCGCGCACGAGGTGTTCGCCGCGTCCGAACGCATGGCCGCCGAGGCCGACCGCCTGACCCGCGAGGTCCAGCGGTTCCTGGATGAAATGCACCGCGTGGCCTGA
- a CDS encoding CRTAC1 family protein: MFLDCSSLLAENPPRPSNGIAVTDIDGDGAFELVVAGYRTANLVLKWVDGRLVDIATPLIADPSSPAMGLAAADIDGDGREELYVVNCDRVTGAKDMADRLFACFGKHWLDLFAQAENAGAANHTAAGAVAALDRWGHGRYGFLVATDGGPLRLYELTRRGRLEDGAEEAGLDSIGAARGVVTLPIVSDHMDVVTVNDGGPNQLFRNLGDGNFEEIAEERGIADSRPSGRAVAALDVDGDGLFDLVVGTWDGAQRLFHQRMGGAFIESANADLSMPGRIFTVVAADFDNDGYEELFFHAHGEPNRLFGWRNDQWQELELGDAAEPKGLGTGAVAADIDGDGRLELVLAHGAAHDGPDAVAQPLSIYRPAASHNGWLRVQPLTPYGAPARGAVVSLTAGGRRQRRIVNAGSGYLCQGEPVAHFGLGALHEVEQVEVRWPDGTVVTVDNPPAGRLLNIPYPPE, from the coding sequence ATGTTCCTCGATTGCTCGTCGCTGCTCGCCGAGAACCCGCCGCGGCCGTCGAACGGGATTGCGGTCACGGACATCGACGGCGACGGCGCCTTCGAGCTGGTCGTGGCCGGCTACCGCACCGCCAACCTTGTCCTGAAATGGGTCGACGGCCGTCTGGTCGATATCGCCACCCCGCTGATCGCCGATCCCTCAAGTCCCGCCATGGGGCTGGCTGCCGCCGACATCGACGGCGACGGGCGGGAGGAGCTTTACGTCGTCAATTGCGACCGGGTCACCGGTGCCAAGGACATGGCCGACCGGCTCTTCGCCTGTTTCGGCAAGCATTGGCTCGACCTGTTCGCCCAGGCGGAGAATGCCGGGGCGGCCAACCACACCGCCGCCGGCGCGGTGGCGGCGCTCGACCGCTGGGGCCATGGCCGCTACGGCTTTCTGGTGGCGACCGACGGCGGGCCGCTGCGCCTCTATGAGCTGACCAGGCGCGGCCGGCTGGAGGATGGGGCGGAGGAGGCCGGTCTGGACTCCATCGGGGCGGCACGCGGCGTCGTCACCCTGCCGATCGTCTCCGACCATATGGATGTGGTGACGGTCAACGACGGCGGTCCCAACCAGCTGTTCCGCAACCTGGGCGACGGCAATTTCGAGGAGATCGCCGAGGAGCGCGGCATCGCCGATTCGCGCCCGTCCGGACGCGCGGTCGCGGCGCTGGATGTCGACGGCGACGGGCTGTTCGATCTGGTGGTCGGCACCTGGGACGGGGCGCAGCGCCTGTTCCACCAGCGCATGGGCGGCGCCTTCATCGAATCGGCCAACGCCGACCTGTCGATGCCCGGCCGCATCTTCACCGTCGTCGCCGCCGATTTCGACAATGACGGCTATGAGGAGCTGTTCTTCCACGCCCACGGCGAGCCCAACCGCCTGTTCGGCTGGCGCAACGACCAGTGGCAGGAGCTGGAGTTGGGCGACGCGGCGGAGCCGAAGGGGCTGGGCACCGGCGCGGTCGCGGCCGACATCGACGGCGACGGCCGGCTGGAGCTGGTGCTGGCGCATGGCGCCGCCCATGACGGACCGGATGCCGTGGCGCAGCCGCTGTCCATCTACCGTCCGGCCGCCTCGCACAATGGCTGGCTGCGTGTGCAGCCGCTGACCCCCTACGGTGCGCCGGCGCGCGGCGCCGTCGTCAGCCTGACCGCGGGCGGGCGCCGGCAGCGCCGGATCGTCAATGCCGGGTCCGGCTATCTCTGCCAGGGCGAGCCGGTGGCGCATTTCGGGCTGGGCGCGCTGCATGAGGTGGAGCAGGTCGAGGTGCGCTGGCCCGACGGCACGGTGGTCACGGTGGACAACCCGCCGGCCGGCCGGCTGCTGAACATTCCCTATCCGCCGGAGTAG
- a CDS encoding SCO family protein yields the protein MKTRILRIAAASVLAIAVSAGIAWWQVRNAATTVESGTKSAVPIGGPFTLTDHTGKSVTDADFRGKYMLIYFGYTYCPDVCPTELGVMTQALDRLGPKSAQVQPIFITIDPDRDTVAHMKDYVSLFHPRLVGLTGTPEQVREAARAYRVYYAKAPQKDGKADDYLMDHSSFIYLMGPDGTFVGVYPGGTTADKIVQDLSSRIAG from the coding sequence ATGAAGACACGAATCCTGCGCATCGCCGCCGCCTCCGTCCTCGCCATCGCCGTATCCGCCGGGATCGCCTGGTGGCAGGTGCGCAACGCCGCCACCACGGTGGAAAGCGGAACGAAGTCCGCCGTGCCGATCGGCGGTCCCTTCACGCTGACCGATCACACCGGCAAGTCGGTCACCGACGCCGACTTCCGCGGCAAGTATATGCTGATCTATTTCGGCTATACCTATTGCCCGGATGTCTGCCCGACCGAACTTGGGGTGATGACCCAGGCGCTCGACCGGCTGGGGCCGAAATCGGCGCAGGTCCAGCCGATTTTCATCACGATCGACCCGGACCGCGACACTGTGGCGCACATGAAGGACTATGTGAGCCTGTTCCACCCCCGGCTGGTCGGCCTGACCGGCACGCCGGAGCAGGTGCGGGAGGCGGCGCGCGCCTATCGCGTCTATTATGCCAAAGCACCGCAAAAGGATGGAAAAGCCGACGACTACCTGATGGATCACTCCAGCTTTATTTACCTGATGGGGCCGGACGGGACGTTCGTCGGGGTGTATCCCGGCGGCACCACCGCCGACAAGATCGTGCAGGATCTGTCGTCCCGCATCGCGGGCTGA